CAAATTCTGACGCAGCAATATCTGCACACGAGCTTTCTGCTGTCCAACCGCAATAGTTTCTATCTGGTGAACACGGGCTCGATCCTCGTCTTCAATCTCATCGTCTCGGCGCTGCTGATCTATCGCTTCGGCCTCGCCGGCGCGGTGTGGGGCCGGCTGGCGGCGGAGATGTTCGGCTGCGCCCAGGCCTATGCTCTGAGCCGTATCGCCTTCGCCATGCCATTGCCGCTGGGCCGGATCGCTCTCGTCGGCGCGGCCACGGCGGCGATGGCGCTCGCGGTCCACGCCTTCTCGTCCGAGGCCGCGACGCTGCCGCCGGCGCTCGCGCTCGCGCTTTTGGTCAGCGCCGGCGTCGGCGTCTATGCGCCCATCGCCTTCGCGCTCGATCTCGCGGAAATGCGCGGGCTCGTCGGCGGCTTGGCTCGGCGGCGCGGCGCGCGCGCCTGCCAGAGCCCTGTCGGCTAGAACACGAAATTGGCGAACAGCCGCACATTGGCGCCCGGCATCGGAACCTCGTCTTTCTTATAAGAAACGCTGTTGCGAATATTGGCGTTGAGCAGATTGTCGCCGACGATTCCGACGCTCACCTCGCGCGCCGGGAATTCGCCCTTGGGCAGCGCGATTCTGTAGCTGATCTCGGCCTTCAGCAGATTATAGCCCTTGGTCCGCGTCTCGGCGATCGAGGCGATATTATTCTGCGGAAAGGCGTGCAGCAGATTGACGCGCGCCAGCCAATTGGCGTCGCGCCAGACGAGGCCGCCGCCGAGGCGCACCGGCGGAATGCGCGGCACATTGGTCCCGTCCGCGAAAGTCGCGCGCACGACGTCGATCTGATTCTCGACGCCGAGCAGTCCGCTCGCCAGTGGGAGGACATCCCATTGGCTCTGGAACTCGCCGCCGCGGAAGGTCGCGTCCCGCTGCGAATAGAGCGCTTGATTGAGCGCGCCGCCGGCGCCGGCCGGCGAGCAGCTGTCGAAATCATCCGCGCAGGTCTCGCCGGAGAGGCGGCGATAGATGAAACCGTCGAAATGCGTGTAGAAAAATGTCGCCTCGAAGCGGAATGGCCCTTTGGCGCGACGCAGGCCGATCTCGACAGTATCGGCCGCCTCGATTCCGAGCAGCGGATTGCCGATGTCGAAGGTTCCCGTCGCGTCATGGACGCCATGCGAGAAGAGCTCGGGCCCGCGCGGCGCGCGCTCGACATGCTGCGCCGTCACGCTGCCGACCGTGTCGAAAGGCAAGTCCTGCAGCAGGCCGACGGCAACGCTCTTCGGCGTGAAATTGCGGGCGTATTTGAAGGAGATCGTCGGATCGACGAACAAATCCGGCGTCTGCCCCGTCGTCTCGACGTTTTCGATGCGGCCGGCGACCTGCAGGCGCAAGGAATCGGTGAGCTTGAATTCGTTGAACAGATAGAAGGCGATGCTGCGCGACTCATTGGGGTCGAACAGATTGCCGCCGGCGCCGGGCGCGGTGAGGCGCTGATGCGATCCCTGCACGCCGAGCGCCGTGGTCAGCGAGGCGAAGCGCAGATCGAAGGGGGCGAGCTGGACCTCGAGGCGGCCCTCCTGCTCCTGATTGGTGAAAGTCTGCTGTATGCCGTCGAAGCCGCCCTCGAAGCCGACTTCATGATGCTTATAGTCGCTGGCGCCGGCCCAGACGCGAATGGCGTCGATGAAGGAGGCGGGCGGCCGATATTCGCCCTTGGCGGTCACTTTCGTCTGCCGCAATTCTATGCGCGTGCGGCTCTCCGTCGAATCCATGCCGGGGATGCGATAGACGCTCTCGAATTGCGTGACCGAGGCGCCGAAGAATCCGCGATCGAAGATGTAGGAGCCGCCGGCGGACCAGCCGCCCGAGCGCATATAGGAATTGGGTTGCCGGCCATAGACCAGCGGCGCCGGATCGGTCGGCGTGAGATAGGGGTAGGAGGGGATGGCGTAATCGCTCGTGCGGCGGCCATGCGCGTCGGCGTGCAGAGCAAAATTGCCCTGGCCGACATCGACGAGCGCCGCCTGCTCCAGCCCGGCGTCGACGGTGGAGACGGCGCTGCGCGTCTCCAGCCGCATGCAGGGGCCGGGAGACTGCTCGTCGCCGCGGCAGGGCAGGGCCTCCGGGATGCGGTTGTTGGTGGCGTTGACGACTCCGCCGATCGCCTGCGAGCCCCAGCGCAGCGTGGCCGGGCCGCGCACCACCTCGACGCGGCCGACGCCGAGCGGATCGAGCGGAACGCCATGATCCTCGCCGAGCTCGGAAACGCCGCTCGAGCCGACGCCATTCTCTTGTATGCGAACGCGATGGGCGTCGAGGCCGCGCACGATCGGCCGGCTGGCGGCGCCCGGAACGAAGCTCGAGCCGGTGATTCCGGGCTTGGAGAATAAGAGATCGCCGAGCGTCGCGCCGCCGGAGCGGCGAATCTCGTCGGAATCGACGACTGTCACAGTGGCGAATTGATCCGCGACTATGGGGAGAACGCCGCGCGTCTCGGGCGCGGCCGTCGCTTGCGGCGTCGCTGGCGCGCGCCGCTGGATCGGGCTCGACGCCGCGATCTCGATATCTGGCAGGGACTCCTGCGCCCACGACGGGCCGGGGCCGAGCGCCGCGACGAGAATTCCGCCCGAAATGACGAAGCGGATAGAAGGTTTTTCCATGAATCTCGCCCCCGAGAGCATATGTTATAACATAACATAGATAATGCGCCGGAGGCTCGGCCGCTGTCAATCTGCTGCGGCGCGGCGAGCGACGGATGAGCCCGATTTCACAAAAAATGCGACGCGCTTATTCGACAAAAACCCCGCCTTTTGCCGGCGTGGCGGCGGAGGGCTTGATCGCGGACGCGAAATCGGGCATAGGCTGCGGCCACGAGGCGCTGGGCGTTCACCCCGGCTGTTAAGACCTTTTGCCCGGGGATCGACCGATGAAAGTCCGCAATTCGCTGAAGTCTCTGCGTTCGCGCCATCGCGCCAACCAGCTCGTGCGCCGCAAGGGCCGCGTCTACGTCATCAATAAGGTGCAGAAGCGCTTCAAAGCCCGCCAGGGCTGAGCCTTCGCCTCCTGTCATGATGGCGCGCCGCCTCGCAGCGGCGCGTTTTTCGTCCGTGAAGCTAGCCCGTGAAGCGCCGCTCGTCCGTCAGGCGCCCATCAGCGCGAGCACATGCGCCGCCGCCGAGCGGCCCAGCGCGTCGAGATCATAGCCGCCCTCGAGCAGCGAAATGACGCGCCCGTCGGCGTTGCGCAGCGCGGCGTCGATGATGCGCTTGGTCGCCTCGCTATAGTCTCGCTCGAGGAAACGAAGCCCACCCAGCGGATCGTCCCTATGGCCGTCGAAACCGGCCGAGATCAGCACGAGATCGGGAGCGAAATCTTTGAGCCGCGGCAGAATGCGGCTCGTCAGCGCCTCTAGAAAATCGTCGCCCGTCGCGCCCGCAAAGAGCGGGGCGTTGACGATCTGGTCGAATTCGCCGGTCTCGCTCGTCGCCCCCGTGCCCGGATAATAGGGCGCCTGATGGGTGGAGCAGAACATGACCTGTCGATCCGCCCAGAAGATCTCCTGCGTCCCATTGCCGTGATGGACGTCGAAATCGACGATGGCGACGCGCTCCGCGGCATGGGCGGCGATCGCATGCCGCGCGGCGACCGCGACATTGTTGAAGATGCAAAAGCCCATGGGCGTCGTCGTCCCGGCGTGATGGCCGGGCGGCCGCACACTGACGAAGGCCGTGTCCGCGGTCCCCGTCATCACCTCGTCCACGGCGGCGACCGCGCCGCCGGCGGCGTGCAGGGCGGCCGTGAGCGAATCGGGACACATCATCGTGTCGGAGTCGAGCGCGACGAGGCCCTCGCGCGGCGCCGCGGCCTCGATCGCGCGCAAATGGCGCTCGGGATGGACGCGCAGCAACGCCTCGCGCGCAACGGCAGGCGCGGAAATGCGGATGAGATGCTGGAAGCGCTCGCCCTCGAGCTCGCGTTCTATCGCGCGCAGCCGATCGGGCTGCTCGGGATGGCCCGCGCCCATTTTATGCGCGAGGCCGCTCTCATGTGTGATGAACAGGGTCCTCGTCATGGCCAGCCGCTCAACGCCCCTGCCAAAGAAGTCGCCGCTCTTTTAGCACGCCGGCGCGCCGGAAGGGCGCCGGAAAAATTCTCAAAAAAGGCGCCGTCTTCCATCCCGCGGCCGTTGCGTCGCGGACACAGGTCGGGAATTATTCGGAGCCGATGTTTTCCTTCAGTAAGATTATGGTAAGCAAATTCCTAAATAGCTTCTCCGGGCGTTGAGAAAGGGCGCGTTCATGGATTCGAGGCATGGTTTCGTCGCGGCGGTTCTCGCTCTGTCGCTCGCCGGCTGCAACGCCGTCGGGGGGCCTCGCCTGCCCGATCCGCAGCTCAGCGGGCGCGACGCGCAATTCATGGCGCTGGTGCCGACGGCCGACGTCGGCGCGGTCTATGAGCGCTATCTCGTCGACTTCAAAACGAGCGAGCCGCCGGGCTCCATCGTCGTCGATACGAAGAACAAATTCCTCTATTTCGTCGAGCCGAACGGCAAAGCGATCCGCTACGGCGTCGCCACCGGGCAGGAGGCCTATGGCTGGGCCGGCCGCGCCGTTATCGGCGGCATGCAGGAATGGCCTCGCTGGATTCCGCCCAAGGACATGCTGGAGCGCTGGCCGCATCTGCAGCCGACCGCCGACGCCGGCGGCCTGCCCGGCGGCCCGGACAATCCGCTCGGCGCCCGCGCGCTCTATCTGTTCGAGAACGGCAAGGACACGCTGTACCGCATCCACGGCACCAATGAGCCGGAGAAGATCGGCCAGAGCGTCTCCTCCGGCTGCATCCGCATGCGCGACATAGACGCGATCGACCTCTACGGTCGGGTGAAGGTCGGCGCGAATGTCGTGGTGATCTGAGGGATGATTTCTCCCTCTCCCCGCGAGCGGGGAGAGGGAGCGTTTCCGTCAGTCCAGCGGCTCCACGGCGAGAATCTCTATGCCGAAGCCCGAGAGCCCCACATAGGTGCGGGGCTTGGGCTTGGAGGTGCGCAGGCGGATCGAACTCACGCCCAAATCTTTCAGAATCTGCGCGCCGAGGCCGACATCCAGCCATTGCGCGGCGCGCGCCTCCTGCGAATTGCGACTGTCCGAGACGATCGGATTGACCGGAACGCCGGCCGCGCCGTCGCGCAGATAGACCAGCACGCCGCGCCCCTCCGCCGCGAAACGCTCGAGCGTGCGGCGGATGGCGTCCGCGCCGCCGAACACATCGGCGATGATGTCGGCGCGATGGAGCCGCGCCGGCACGCCCCTGCCGTCGCCGATCTGGCCGACGACAAAGGCGAAATGCTGGACGCTGTCGAAGGCGCTGACATAGGCGTAGCAGGTCGCGTCGCCGGCGAAGGTCTTGACCGGAAAGCTCGCGACGCGCTCCACCAGCTTCTCGCGCGCCTGCCGATAGGCGATGAGATCGGCGGTGGAGACGAGCTTCAGCCCATGGGCGGCGGCGAAATCGACGATCTGCTGGCCGGCCATCACCGTGCCGTCGTCATTGGCGAGCTCGCAAATGACGCCGACGGCCGGAAGACCCGCGAGGCGGCAGAGATCGACCGCGGCCTCGGTATGGCCGGAGCGCATGAGCACGCCGCCTTCCTTGGCGATGAGCGGAAAGACATGCCCGGGCCGCACGAAATCATGCGGGCCGCGATTGCCATTGGCGAGCGCCCGCACCGTATTGCAGCGCTGCTCGGCGGAAATTCCGGTGGTGAGCCCCTCGCGCGCGTCCACGGTGACGGTGAAAGCCGTGCCGAGAGGCGCGTCATTGGCGGCGACCATGGGCGCGAGATGCAGGCGGCGGGCGTCCTCCAGCGTCAGCGGCGCGCAGACGATGCCGCAGCAATGGCGGATGATGAAGGCCATTTTCTCGGGCGTGCAGAGCGAGGCGGCGACAATGAGGTCGCCCTCGTTCTCGCGGTCGTCGTCATCGGTGACGACGACGATCTCGCCGCGCCCGATCGCCTCTATGGCCTCGGTGACGGAATGGGACAAGATGGGCTCCGCTGTTTCCGGCGCAGGGGCCGGCGCGGCTGTTCTACTCCCCCGCCCGAGCGGATTCAAACATTCGTGGCGGCTCGCGGCGATCGGCGCCGGCTCAATCGTGGCGTAACGCAAAAAGCCTGCCCGAGTCGCCTCGGGCAGGGAAGTCGGGAGCCCCGCTCGGCGAGCGCGGCCGAGCGAAGACGGGAACCAGGCGCGGGATCAGCCGCTCGCCAGGAATTTCTCGAGATAGACCTGCTCCTTGGGGACGCCCGCCGTCGCCGCGGCGTCGAAGGCCGCCTCGATCATGCCGGGCGGACCGCAGAGATAGATGTCCGGCTTGCCGCGCAGCTTCTCGAGCTCGGCGCGCATGAGATCGATGACCGTTCCCTTGGCGACGCCATTGCCCTCTGGCGCATTGACCACGGCGACCTGCACATCGAGGCTCGGCATGGCGCTCTTCAGCGCCTCGAGCTCCTCGACATAGAACAGCTCCTCGTAATTGGTGACGCCGAAGAACAATGTCGCGGGCTGCGGATCGCTCTCCTTCTTCAGCTGCCGGATCATCGACAGCACCGGCGACAGCCCAGTGCCGCCGGCGACGAAGAAGCGCGGCCGCTCGCTCTTGTGCAGCATGAAGGAGCCCGCCGGTCCGCGCAGCGCGACGCGCAGGCCGACCTTCGCCTGCGTCTGCAGGAATTTCGAGAAGGCGCCGTCCGGCAGCAGTCGAATGAAGAATTCGAGCCGACCATCCTCCGCGACCGAGGCCATGGAATAGGAGCGGCGCGTATGCGTCCCCGGAATCTCGATGTCGACGAATTGCCCGGGGGCGAAGTTCAGCGCGATCGGCGCCGCGCCGTCCGCGGTCAGAGGCTGCAGAACGAGCCGCACGACATTCGACGACACGCGATCGCATTCGACGATCTCGGCGAGCCAATTGGTCTGGATCGCCTCGAAGGAGATGCGATCATAGGTGTAGGGCACGATGACGTGCAGATCGCTGCGCGGAAAGGTGCGGCACAGCAGAACCTTGCCGTCCTCCTCCTCGTCCGGCGGCAGCGCCTGGACCTTGACGTCGATCAGCTCATAGTCGCCATCCGTGCAGTCGCCCTTGCAGGTCGCGCAGCCGCCGGCGCGGCAGGACGCGAGAAGGATCACGCTCTGACGAAGGCCTGCGGAAATGACGTCCTCGCTCGGTCCGCATTCGAATGAACAGGTTTCTCCGTCCTCTGTCTCAATGACGATCTGGTACATACGTCTTCCGCCCTATGCTACTCTGGCTGCGCCAGTTCGTTTTTGGTCGCGTCTGTCGTGTCGTTGATCGGCTCCGGCGTGCCGAGCGCGCGCAGCAGCCGCCGGATCTCTTCGCTATTGTCGCCCGGCGTGCCGGCGGCCGCGTCCTGTCGAGCGAAGAAGCGCAGCACATGAGCGACCGCCTCGCGCGCCGAATCCTTCGACAGCGAGCATCCCTCCTGAACGAATTCGCCGTCGCGCAGGATTTCCCAGCGCCACATGTAATCGAGGTCCATCGTATAGGCGACGTAGCGCGAATCCGAGTGAATCAGAATCCGCTGCTCCTCCGCCGCTTGTTCCGCCGAATGCGCCATGGCTTCTCTCCTCTTCAAGAGACGACGTTCGGGCGGAAATCCGCCCGAACGCACGTTCTTTTTTGTTGGGGTCGCCGTTGTCAGGCCTGCAGATGCAGAACCTTGACGCCGCGCTCCTTGCGCAGGCCCTCGAGAGGCGTGGCGTAATAGTCGGTGTTGCGCAGCTCCATCAGAACAGTGCCGAGCGCCGCATCCGTGCGCAGGAACACGTTCACCGGCAGGACCGGCGGCTTGTAGAGCTGACGGAACTCGACATGAATGCGCTCCGCCTCATATTTGGTCTTCGCGGATTTGATCTTGGCGACCCAGGCCGCCTCCACCGCAGCGGCGTCCTCGCCGGTCGTCGCCTTGGTGACGAGATCCGCGACGGAGAGCTTCTCGGTCTTGAGGACCGAAAGCCGCTCCTCGATCTTGCGTTCGATATACAGATAATCGACGTCGAGATCGTAGCTCTTGCGGAACGGCGAGGAATTGGCGACGCGGAAGTCCTGAATGAACTTCGTCGCCTGGTCCACACTGTTCAGCTTCGCGATCTTTCCTTCCCACTCGGTGCGAGTGGAATTGTCGTGGATCGCTTCTCTTTTCGCCATTGTGGCAATCCTTGTCGTCGACCGATCAAATATCGGTCAGGGCGCGATCGAGGCCCATGAGTTCCGAGGTGATGGT
This genomic window from Methylosinus sp. H3A contains:
- a CDS encoding TonB-dependent receptor translates to MEKPSIRFVISGGILVAALGPGPSWAQESLPDIEIAASSPIQRRAPATPQATAAPETRGVLPIVADQFATVTVVDSDEIRRSGGATLGDLLFSKPGITGSSFVPGAASRPIVRGLDAHRVRIQENGVGSSGVSELGEDHGVPLDPLGVGRVEVVRGPATLRWGSQAIGGVVNATNNRIPEALPCRGDEQSPGPCMRLETRSAVSTVDAGLEQAALVDVGQGNFALHADAHGRRTSDYAIPSYPYLTPTDPAPLVYGRQPNSYMRSGGWSAGGSYIFDRGFFGASVTQFESVYRIPGMDSTESRTRIELRQTKVTAKGEYRPPASFIDAIRVWAGASDYKHHEVGFEGGFDGIQQTFTNQEQEGRLEVQLAPFDLRFASLTTALGVQGSHQRLTAPGAGGNLFDPNESRSIAFYLFNEFKLTDSLRLQVAGRIENVETTGQTPDLFVDPTISFKYARNFTPKSVAVGLLQDLPFDTVGSVTAQHVERAPRGPELFSHGVHDATGTFDIGNPLLGIEAADTVEIGLRRAKGPFRFEATFFYTHFDGFIYRRLSGETCADDFDSCSPAGAGGALNQALYSQRDATFRGGEFQSQWDVLPLASGLLGVENQIDVVRATFADGTNVPRIPPVRLGGGLVWRDANWLARVNLLHAFPQNNIASIAETRTKGYNLLKAEISYRIALPKGEFPAREVSVGIVGDNLLNANIRNSVSYKKDEVPMPGANVRLFANFVF
- the ykgO gene encoding type B 50S ribosomal protein L36; amino-acid sequence: MKVRNSLKSLRSRHRANQLVRRKGRVYVINKVQKRFKARQG
- a CDS encoding histone deacetylase family protein; its protein translation is MTRTLFITHESGLAHKMGAGHPEQPDRLRAIERELEGERFQHLIRISAPAVAREALLRVHPERHLRAIEAAAPREGLVALDSDTMMCPDSLTAALHAAGGAVAAVDEVMTGTADTAFVSVRPPGHHAGTTTPMGFCIFNNVAVAARHAIAAHAAERVAIVDFDVHHGNGTQEIFWADRQVMFCSTHQAPYYPGTGATSETGEFDQIVNAPLFAGATGDDFLEALTSRILPRLKDFAPDLVLISAGFDGHRDDPLGGLRFLERDYSEATKRIIDAALRNADGRVISLLEGGYDLDALGRSAAAHVLALMGA
- a CDS encoding L,D-transpeptidase; this translates as MDSRHGFVAAVLALSLAGCNAVGGPRLPDPQLSGRDAQFMALVPTADVGAVYERYLVDFKTSEPPGSIVVDTKNKFLYFVEPNGKAIRYGVATGQEAYGWAGRAVIGGMQEWPRWIPPKDMLERWPHLQPTADAGGLPGGPDNPLGARALYLFENGKDTLYRIHGTNEPEKIGQSVSSGCIRMRDIDAIDLYGRVKVGANVVVI
- the ribB gene encoding 3,4-dihydroxy-2-butanone-4-phosphate synthase yields the protein MSHSVTEAIEAIGRGEIVVVTDDDDRENEGDLIVAASLCTPEKMAFIIRHCCGIVCAPLTLEDARRLHLAPMVAANDAPLGTAFTVTVDAREGLTTGISAEQRCNTVRALANGNRGPHDFVRPGHVFPLIAKEGGVLMRSGHTEAAVDLCRLAGLPAVGVICELANDDGTVMAGQQIVDFAAAHGLKLVSTADLIAYRQAREKLVERVASFPVKTFAGDATCYAYVSAFDSVQHFAFVVGQIGDGRGVPARLHRADIIADVFGGADAIRRTLERFAAEGRGVLVYLRDGAAGVPVNPIVSDSRNSQEARAAQWLDVGLGAQILKDLGVSSIRLRTSKPKPRTYVGLSGFGIEILAVEPLD
- the mmoC gene encoding aromatic/alkene monooxygenase hydroxylase FAD-binding subunit MmoC; its protein translation is MYQIVIETEDGETCSFECGPSEDVISAGLRQSVILLASCRAGGCATCKGDCTDGDYELIDVKVQALPPDEEEDGKVLLCRTFPRSDLHVIVPYTYDRISFEAIQTNWLAEIVECDRVSSNVVRLVLQPLTADGAAPIALNFAPGQFVDIEIPGTHTRRSYSMASVAEDGRLEFFIRLLPDGAFSKFLQTQAKVGLRVALRGPAGSFMLHKSERPRFFVAGGTGLSPVLSMIRQLKKESDPQPATLFFGVTNYEELFYVEELEALKSAMPSLDVQVAVVNAPEGNGVAKGTVIDLMRAELEKLRGKPDIYLCGPPGMIEAAFDAAATAGVPKEQVYLEKFLASG
- the mmoD gene encoding soluble methane monooxygenase-binding protein MmoD, with amino-acid sequence MAHSAEQAAEEQRILIHSDSRYVAYTMDLDYMWRWEILRDGEFVQEGCSLSKDSAREAVAHVLRFFARQDAAAGTPGDNSEEIRRLLRALGTPEPINDTTDATKNELAQPE
- the mmoZ gene encoding aromatic/alkene monooxygenase hydroxylase subunit gamma — its product is MAKREAIHDNSTRTEWEGKIAKLNSVDQATKFIQDFRVANSSPFRKSYDLDVDYLYIERKIEERLSVLKTEKLSVADLVTKATTGEDAAAVEAAWVAKIKSAKTKYEAERIHVEFRQLYKPPVLPVNVFLRTDAALGTVLMELRNTDYYATPLEGLRKERGVKVLHLQA